One part of the Ziziphus jujuba cultivar Dongzao chromosome 2, ASM3175591v1 genome encodes these proteins:
- the LOC132800526 gene encoding secreted RxLR effector protein 161-like, with product MKWLLRYVKQTLNEGLIYKGNQESVELNGYLDSDYAGDRDKRRSISAYAFTLCGNCISWKSQLQPVVALSTTEAEYIAATEVAKEAIWLKGLLMELKVLDGEVVLYSDSQSKFTYARILSSMRGPALEQVQCLQKLAQSRSRLNLVRVDDCWDGVVSFCIW from the exons ATGAAATGGTTGCTTAGATATGTGAAGCAAACTTTGAATGAGGGATTGATTTACAAAGGTAATCAAGAGAGTGTTGAGCTCAATGGTTATTTAGATTCAGATTATGCAGGAGATAGGGACAAGAGAAGGTCCATTTCAGCTTATGCATTTACTTTGTGTGGAAATTGCATAAGTTGGAAATCACAATTACAACCAGTTGTGGCTTTGTCCACAACAGAGGCTGAGTATATAGCAGCTACTGAAGTTGCCAAGGAAGCAATTTGGCTTAAAGGATTGCTAATGGAGTTGAAGGTACTTGATGGGGAGGTTGTTTTATACTCTGACAGCCAGAGTAAATTCACTTATGCAAGAATTCTGTCTTCCATGAGAG GTCCTGCCCTTGAGCAAGTTCAATGCCTGCAAAAGCTTGCTCAGAGTAGGAGCAGGCTGAATTTGGTGAGAGTTGATGATTGCTGGGATGGTGTTGTTAGTTTCTGCATTTGGTGA